The segment TAACTTTTCAGAAAAAAGATGATTCCACCGTAAATTTAAAGTCGTATTTCCGAAGCTATTTGAGAAGCTATCGGCTATATCAAAAACATCTCTCCCAAAATATCCTGAGAGGAAAAGTTTGTTGTTTTCATTCAGGTTATAGCTGATTTTTGTGTTTAAATCGTAGAAATACGCCACGTTATCATTATCAAACAAGGGTAGAAAAAGATGTGCATAGCTACTACGGCCACCCACTAAAAAGGAGGCGGTGTCTTTTTTAATCGGGCCCTCTAACAACAAGCGGCTCGCTACTAATCCAATTCCTCCAGTCGCACCAAATTTACGTTTACTTCCATCTTTTTGATAAATATCTAATACGGAAGAAACACGTCCGCCATACCGTGCCGGAATTCCACCTTTATACAGCGTTAAGTCTTTAATCGCATCTGGATTGAAAACTGAAAAGAAACCGAATAAGTGATCACTGTTGTAAAGTGTCGCTTCGTCTAACAAAATAAGATTTTGATCGGCCGCCCCACCGCGAACGTTAAAGCCACTGGAACCTTCGCCAGCTCCCGTAACGCCGGGAAGTAATTTGATAGATTTAATAACATCTTTCTCACCTAAAACCACCGGAATTTTTTTGATGGTATTAGCAGAAAGCCTATTAATACTCATTTCTGGCTTTCTAATATTGAGCGCTTCGACATCCGATTTTATCAAAACTTCATCTAATGATTCAGTGTTGTTTTCTAGATAAATATTGTTTTGAATATTTTCTGAAAGCGATATCGTCTTTTGCTGAGTGGCAAAGCCAAGGCTACTGTAAAAGATTTCATATTCTCCTTCTGGTAATGTTATTGAATAATATCCATATTCATTAGTTGTGGTTCCTGTTTGTTGAGAAGGAATAAGAATATTTACTCCAATAAGCGTTTCGCCACTTTCTATTGCAGAAACTGTCCCGCTGAGAGTGAACTTTTCTTGAGCAAACGAAGAAATGCTAGCAAGAAAAAAGTAGAATAAAAATAATTTTTTCAAGTTTAATGATGCGTTTATGATTGATGAAAAAAAAAGAGTCTTCAAAATATTTTGAAGACTCTTTTTTTAAAACGGATTATTTAATTTCCGAAAGAATGCTGTTTAGCGTTTTGCTGGCGCGCATTTCTTCAAAAACTCTATCTCCATTTGGTTTGTAATAGCCATTTATATCAACTGGGCTGCCTTGAGCAGCGTTTAACTCACTCACTATCTTTTCTTCGTTTTCAGAGAGTTTTTTGGCAATAGGAGTAAAGCGATTTTTAAGTACGTCGTCCTTATCTTGATTTGCCAATTGTTTTGCCCAATACATCGCTAGATAAAAGTGACTGCCACGATTATCTAATTCGTTCACCTTTCTAGAAGGCGACTTCTTATTGTCTAAGTACATTTCAGTAGCTTCATCTAAAGCTTCGGCTAATACTTTTGCTTTTTCATTGTTGTATGTATCGCCTAAATGATCTAATGAAACAGCTAAGGCTAAAAATTCACCTAATGAATCCCAACGAAGGTGTCCTTCTTCTATAAACTGCTGAATGTGCTTTGGTGCAGAACCACCAGCACCGGTTTCAAATAATCCTCCGCCATTCATTAATGGAACAATAGAAAGCATTTTTGCACTAGTTCCCAATTCTAAAATAGGGAAAAGATCGGTTAGATAATCACGTAAAACATTTCCGGTTACCGAAATAGTATTTTCACCTGCTTTAACACGCTTTAACGTATATTCGGTTGCTTTTTCAGTGGAAAGAATTTTTATATCTAAACCTTCAGTGTTATGCTCTAGGAGGTATTTGTTTACTTTCTTAATTAATTCGGCATCGTGAGCTCTATCTTCATCTAACCAAAAAATTGCAGGCCATCCAGTTGCACGAGCTCTGCTTACAGCTAATTTTACCCAATCTTGAACAGGTAAATCTTTTACTTGACACATTCTCCAAATATCACCTTCAGAAACGGTATGTTCCATTAGAGTGTTTCCGTTTGTATCTACGATGCTTACTTTTCCTTCCGAAGAAATTTCAAACGTTTTATCGTGCGAACCATATTCTTCAGCTTTTTGAGCCATTAACCCAACATTGTTTACTGTTCCCATTGTGGTAGGATCGAATGCGCCGTGTTTTTTACAGAAATCGATGGTCGCTTGGTATAAAGGTGCATAACTGCTATCTGGAATAATCGCTTTAGTATCTTTAGTGTCTCCATTTTTATCCCACATTTGTCCCGAAGTACGAATCATCGCTGGCATAGAGGCATCGATAATAACATCACTCGGTACGTGTAAGTTGGTAATGCCTTTATCGCTGTCTACCATAGCCATATCTGGATTTTCATCCATAATACGGTCAATGTGCATTAAAATTTCATTGCGTTTTGTTTCAGGAAGATTTCCAATTTCACTAAGTAAATCTCCAAAACCATTTTTAACGTCAATGCCTAATTCTTTAAAGGTATCACCATATGTGTCAAACAATTCTGCAAAATAAACGCGTACTGCGTGTCCAAAAATAATAGGGTCGCTAACCTTCATCATCGTTGCTTTCATATGTAATGAAAACAAGACATCTTTTTCTTTAGCGTCTTTTACTTGTTCTTCTAAGAAGGACAACAACGCTTTTCTACTCATAAAT is part of the Marixanthomonas ophiurae genome and harbors:
- a CDS encoding NADP-dependent isocitrate dehydrogenase produces the protein MTKAAKIIYTKTDEAPYLATHSLLPIIEAYTAPSDIKIEMRDISLAGRILAQFSDYLEEDQRVNDALAELGELAKQPEANIIKLPNISASVPQLNAAISELQSKGYNLPNYPDEAKTEEEKKIKSLYNKVKGSAVNPVLREGNSDRRAPKAVKNYAKKNPHRMGKWSSDSKSHVATMSKGDFFHNEKSVTINTEGSVNIVHTDTNGKETVLKSSIPVLKGEVVDGTFMSRKALLSFLEEQVKDAKEKDVLFSLHMKATMMKVSDPIIFGHAVRVYFAELFDTYGDTFKELGIDVKNGFGDLLSEIGNLPETKRNEILMHIDRIMDENPDMAMVDSDKGITNLHVPSDVIIDASMPAMIRTSGQMWDKNGDTKDTKAIIPDSSYAPLYQATIDFCKKHGAFDPTTMGTVNNVGLMAQKAEEYGSHDKTFEISSEGKVSIVDTNGNTLMEHTVSEGDIWRMCQVKDLPVQDWVKLAVSRARATGWPAIFWLDEDRAHDAELIKKVNKYLLEHNTEGLDIKILSTEKATEYTLKRVKAGENTISVTGNVLRDYLTDLFPILELGTSAKMLSIVPLMNGGGLFETGAGGSAPKHIQQFIEEGHLRWDSLGEFLALAVSLDHLGDTYNNEKAKVLAEALDEATEMYLDNKKSPSRKVNELDNRGSHFYLAMYWAKQLANQDKDDVLKNRFTPIAKKLSENEEKIVSELNAAQGSPVDINGYYKPNGDRVFEEMRASKTLNSILSEIK